Part of the Caldilineales bacterium genome, CTGCCGATTTCGACCCCAAAGCCGTGGGCGCCAACCCCGCCTGAGAACTGCGCCATGTGCGGTCGCTTCACCCTCACCACCCCCACCCAAGACCTGGCGACGCTGTTCGACCTGGAGAGCGCGCCCTCGTTGGAGCCGCGCTACAACATCGCCCCCACCCAGGCGGTGGCTGTGGTGCGTCTGACGCCCGCAGCCCAGCGCGAGTTCACGCTCATGCGCTGGGGGCTGATCCCCTCCTGGGCCAAAGACCCCGGCATCGGCAATTCCTTGATCAACGCTCGCGCCGAGACGGTGGCCGAGAAGCCCTCTTTCCGTTCGGCCTTCAAGCGTCGGCGATGTCTGATCCCCGCCGACGGCTTTTTCGAGTGGCAGAAGCTGGAGAAGCGCAAGCAGCCGTATTTCATCGGGCTGAAGGATTACCGTCCGTTCGCCTTCGCCGGGCTGTGGGAACACTGGGAGGGCGGCGATGGCAGCGTGGTCGATAGCTGCACCATCCTCACCACCACGGCCAACGAGCGGGTGCAGATGCTGCACGACCGCATGCCGGTGATCTTGCAGCCGGCCGATTACGCCGACTGGCTGGCCCCAACCACCCCGGTCGATCTGCTGTTCCACCTGCTGCGCCCCTACGCCGCCGAGGAGATGATCGCCTTCCCGGTCAGCGCCATCGTCAGCAACCCTGCCAACGACCTCCCCGAGTGCGTCACACCCCTGGAATGGAGTTGAGATGCCCTTTCTGCCCAGTCTCCTCACAATTCTCCGCTGTCCGGCCTGCGCGCCCGACCCGGGCGACCGCGGCCAACTGAACTGGACGAGCAATGTCTGGCTGGTGTGCCAGACGTGCGACCGCAAATATCCGATCCGCGACGACATCCCAATCATGTTGATCAGCGAGGGCGACCGTTGGCAGCAGACGGCCCTGGCTGCTCTGCCGGCCCAACCGCCAGAACCTGCGCTTTGAGCACCTCCCTGCAATCTTATTTCGATTTTGCGGTCGAGACCGCCTGGTTGGCCGGGCGGCTGACCCTGGCCTATTTCCAGGCCGGCGTTCGGCCTGACTTCAAGGCGGACGAAAGCCCGGTCACCGTCGCCGACCGCGGGGCCGAAGAGTTGATCCGCCGCCGCATCGAGGAGCGATACCCGGCCCATGCTATCGTTGGCGAAGAATTCGGGGTGAAGGAGAGCGCCGGGGCGACGTTTCGCTGGTTCATCGACCCCATCGACGGCACCAAAGCCTTCATCCGCGGGCTGCCGATTTACAGCGTGCTGTTGGGGCTGGAGATCGAGGGCCGGGTGGAGGTGGGCGCGGTCTGTTTCCCGGCCCTGGGCGAGATGGTGGCCGCAGCGACGGGGCAGGGGTGCTGGTGGAACGGCCGGCGGGCGCAGGTCTCGCCAGTGGCCGATCTGAAACGGGCTTTTATGGCCCACTCCGACGCCGCCAGTTACGACGGCCTGGGCCGCGGGGGAGCCTGGGCGCGGCTGCTGGCGGCCACCTATCATCGCTCAGGCATGAGCGACGCCTACGGCCATGCGCTGGTGGCCACCGGCCGGGCGGAGATCATGCTCGACCCCATCCTGAATGCCTGGGATTGCGGCCCCTTCCCGGTTATCCTGAGCGAAGCCGGCGGCTATTTTGGCGATTGGTCGGGGAATGTGACCATCTACGGACGGGAAGCGATCTCGACCAATAGAAGCCTGTTGGAGACGGTGTTGCGGATGATCGAGGGGTGAGGGGCGCAGCGGCCATCATCAAGACGGGAGCAGAACTGAAGTCCTGGCACTGACGTGGGTTTAGCGCCGGCGCAGAAGCGGCCAAAGTAGCGCCAACGCCACCGAAAGGACAACCAGATAGCCGGTGGCGATTTGGGGGGCGGCGAGCACAAAAAAGACCGGCAACAAGGCCTGAGCGAGGAAGACGAACAAGGTGACTTGGGCGCTGGCGCGTCGATAGAAGCCCTGGTCCTCGACCTGGATGGCCCCTGCCTGCACCTTGAGACCGCCGGCATAGGCAAAGATGACGCCCGCGCCCAAGACCAGGAAGGAAAGCCAGCGTGCGGGTGAGAAGCCGACGATGACCTGCACAAAGGCGCCGGTGAAGAACAGGACGCCCACCGCCACCATCACCCCCGCCGCCACCCCCGACAGCCGGTAGAGTTTGCGCCAGAGCCACTCGCTACCGCTCTGTCCATGCTCGGCGCTGCTGGGCGGCCAGGCGAGCAGCAAGTTGGTCAGCCACTGCGCCGGGATGAGCAGGGCCGCCGCGAGGGGATGGTTTTGCCATTGGGCCGGAAATCGCCAAGCCGCAGCCAGCAGCAGCGTGGAGACGATGATCACGCCCGTTGCCTGACGCGTTTCGAGCCGCGCGAAGGGCTGTAGAAAGTGCTCGACACTGGCGATGAGCCGCCCCGCCCACGCTTCATCTGGCGAGTCAGGCGCTCCTCGAGACTTCTGGCCGTGGTCAGGTCGGTCTGACTGGCCCTGGGTCTCACTTCCACGCTCAGCGGCGAGATCGGGCAGCCAAAGACCGATTTCATCGTCATGCAGCGCTCCCTGCTCCGCCGCTCTGAGGAGCCGATTGGCCGCCGCCGCCGAAGGCAAAGCCCCGGCGTCGTGCAGTACCCGGCAGAGGGCCAGAAAAATGTCGCGCCCGCGGGGCAAGGTCTCGCCGCGACACCAGTAGGAGACCGTTTGCTGATTGATGCTGATTTTCAGCGCCTCGCCAACGCGGTCGGCCAGTTCTTGTTGCGTCAGATGGGCGCTTCCACGCGCCTGCTCCAATTCCTTAGCAAAGTCGGGCCATTTCTTCGTCATACAAACTACTCTTGTGTGAGATACAAACGCGAAACGCTGGAACATAGGGCAATGATCGGCTAGAACGTGATTGTGCTGCAGACACAAATCGAACAATCAACCAACGAGCAAGCGAGTGCTCCCGGGATGAGGTAGCTACCCACTCGACGAAGCTCATCACTCTCCCTTCGGAGGTGGATGATGAATCGTCGCACGAGTTCTCGTCTTCGCCAAACATGGCGCCGCCAGCTGGCGCTCGCCCTCCTGCTGCTGGGGCTGGCCCTGGGCAGCCTGGGCCTGGCCGGGCCGGCGGCCGTGGCGGATGACGCCACGCCCACCCCCACGCCCATTTCTCAGGGCAGCGGCAATGGCACCGGCGGCGGGGGCTAAGAGGCTGTCGAGTCTGGCGGCGGCTCCATCTGTTCTTGAGCCGCCGTCAGGCTCTCCCGGCATTTCCGCAGCAGCTCGAGCCGGGTGGTTTCAGCCAGGGTCGGGTCGTTCTCGACGGCTGCGGCCAGTTGGCGGAGTGTGCGGCAGGTGGTGGCCACATAGAGCAGTTTGCCCATCTGCAGCCGGCCTTCCAGCGCCTGATGGAAATGTTCATAGGCCAGCTCATAGTCGCACAGGCCCAGGTGGGCCTCGCCGAGGTGCTGATGGGCCATAGCCAGGCGATCGAGATCGCCACTCGCCCGCGCCTGCACCAGGGCGCGGGTCGCCAGTTCTTTGGCGAGAGGGTAGTCGCCGCGGGCGTAGGCATTGAAGGACTGGTTGAGGTCGGCGCGGAGCAGGCCGGAGGGGTCGTTGGCCAGCTGGTAGTGGCGCCGCGCGGCCTGGTGGTGAGCGACGGCGGCCTCGTGTTGGGCCAGGTCATCGAGCGTCATCGCCAGGCCGCCCTCGGTCAGGCCCCGAAGCCAGGGATGATCCAACTGGACGGCCACGGCAATGGCTTCTGTGAACGCGGTCACGGCCTGCTCGAACTGGTCGCGGGTGTAGTACAACTCGCCCAGGTTGTTGCGAATGGTGCAGACGAGAACCAGGTCGCCTGCCGCCTGCGCCGCCGCCAGACCCGACTGGAAGGCCGCCTGCGCCGCCTCGTATTCGTCGTAGCTCCAGAGCAAATAGCCGCGGCGGTTGTGCAGCCGGCCGGCCAACAGGTGCGTCTGGGCATGCGGCCAGGCCGCGGCCAGGACGTCTTCGGCCTCGGCCCGCCGGCCCTGTCGCGTCAGTATGCGCGCCCTTTGCTCGGCCAGATTGACATGGCGTTCGCCGGGCAGGTCTTCGTGCGCCAGCACGGCGGCATAGTTGGCATCCAGGCGTTCCAGGTGGCTTTCGCGCTGTAGTTGCGGGCCGAAGTGTTCGAGCAGGCGGGCAGCGCTGTCGATGTCGCCCAGGCCCTGGGCTTTCTCGACCAGCGCCAACACCGTCTCGGTCAGCCGCTCGGAACTGATGGCGGGCGTGGGGGCCTCGTCGAGCAGCCGGTCGGCGAAACGGCGGAGAATGACCTGCGATTGGCGGCGTAGGTCGTCGCTCATGGCGGCATGTTCAACGCCATCCTACAAGTCTGCCAGGCTTTTGGGGTCTTGCATCCCCATTTGCGCCGCCAGGAAGGCGTAGGTCAGGCGGTGGAGGCTGTAGGTGGGCGTCTGGTCGGGGTTGTGGCCCACCTGAACCAGGTTCAGCCCGGTTAGTTCGGCGATCACGCGCTCCAGCCAGGCGTCATCCGGCAGCGCCCCGGCGGACGCGGCCACCCGCAGCCCTTCCCAGGTGGCGCCGGCCGGCGGCAGGAGGAACATCCCCAGCAAGGCCTGTTGGGCGGCGGGGGTGAGCAGATGCCAGGAGATGGCGTAGATGTGGGCGAAAAGTTCCTGCGCCGTCTGCGTTGCCGCCTCGAATCCACTCAGAATCTGGTGGGCCGGCAAAAGCGCCAACTGCGCCGCCACCAGCTTCAGGGCCAGGGGATTGCCGCCCACCGCCCCGAAGATCTGCCGGCCCAGGCTTTCCGTCAGGTCGCAACTGCTCAGGCGTGCACATTCCAGCGCCAACAAACGCAGCGCCTGCGGCTCTGGCAGTTCGCTGAGCGAGATCAGGCGGCCGGTGGGGAGTTCCAGCCGGCGGCGGCTGGTGATGATTACCTGGGCGACGGGGCTGAGGTTTTCGGCCAGGGTCAGCGCCACCTGCGCTTCGTCTGGCGTCTCGATGTTGTCGATGACGACGATGGTGGAGGCTTCTTGCAGCCGTTTCGCCAGCGTCCGCAGCCGGCGTTCGTTGGTGGGGAGGGCGTCGACCGGCTCCTCTATTTGCTTGCCCAGGTCGCTCAGCACCTGGTCGAGGGCGTAGCTGCGCCGCTGCGCCTGTACGCCTTCGGCCCCCCAAAGCGTCGCCTGCACCACCGCCACCCAGGCCACCCTCTCCACCGGCGTGCGCTCATCCTGCAGCCAGGTGAGCAGGGCCTCGCGCGTCAAACTCGTCTTGCCGATCCCCCCCAGCCCGGTGATGAACAAGGGTTGGCCCAAACTGGCGTCGGCGGTATCGAGGGCTTCTCGCAGGTCGTGAAGATAAGGCTCGAACCCCACCAATTCCTGATAGCTGGGCGCCGGCAGCATCAGAGCCAGCGCCCGGCGTCGCGTCTTCGCTTCCTCTTCTGCTTCCCATCGGATGATAATCGAGGCCAGCATCTCCATCGCCCGTCGCTGATGGTCGTTCAGGGTCGAGATGGGCATGCCCCTGGCCTGATGAAGTTGTTGGGTGGTGAGATCTTCGAGGAAACGCTGGCGTAGCAGAGCGGCTGCCTGGGGCCGGGTTGCCGCCAGCGCTGCCAGGGCGCGGTCGAGCAGGGTTTGTACGGCCAGCCCGGTGGCGCGGACAGTCAGCCAGGGTGTTGTGGCATCGGTGGTCAGGGCGTCGACCAGACGCAACTGGCGGAGTTGGCTCTGTTGCAAAGCCTCGAGGTCGTGGTAGTTTCGCAGGGCCTCGTGGATGGCGGCGCGCCAGTCGAAGTCGGGCATCGGCAAGGGGGTGGCAGGCGGCTCGAAGTGTCCCCGCTATGGTATCACCGTCTGCACCTGGGCGCAAGGCCATCCCTTTGCGCCTGTTCTCAAAGTCGTATATTTCTTGGAGATCATCCGTCTCGCAACCGGGCTATACTAATGGCATCGGCAATTCATGGTTGTTGCAGGCTGGTATCTTCGACGAGAGCAGGTAGCCGAAAGAGAGCGCCGGGGAGGCGAGACCCGGCGCTCTCGCTTGCTAAGTGCGACGCACCTCACAGGTGCGTCGCACTTCTTTATGCGACGATATTCACCGTCCGCCCCGGCACGACGATGACCTTGCGCACGGTTTTGCCGTCCAACCATTTCTGCACGGCGGCGCTGGCCAGGGCGGTCGCCTGGATGTCGGCTTCGGCCAGGTCTGCGGCCACTTCGATGCGGTCGCGCACCTTGCCGTTGACCTGTACGGCCATCTCGACGACATCTTCTTTGGCCAGGTCGGGGTTGGCTACGGGCCAGGGCTGTTGGTGGATGCTGTAGGGGCGCCCGATGCGTTGCCACAGTTCTTCGCTGATGTGCGGCATGGCTGGGGCCATCAGCAGCAGCAGGGTGGAGATGGCCTCGTCCCAGGCGGCTGTGCCGAAGGCGGGCGTGGTCTTGGCCTCGACCAGCGTGTTGCTGAAGCCCATCAGGGCGGCGATGACGGTGTTGAACTTGAACTGCTCGATGTCGGCCGTCACTTTTTGGATGGTCTGATGGGCGGCGCGGCGCAAAGCCCGCACTGAGCTTGCCGAAGTGTCGGGGCTGCGTTGGGCGGGAGCATCCACCACCAATGACCACACGCGCTGTAAGAAACGCTGGACGCCTTCGATGGCGCGCGGGTTCCAGGGGCCGCCCATCTCCCAGGGGCCGATGAACATCAGGAAGGCGCGCACGGTGTCGGCGCCGTATTTGCCCACGTAGTCGTCCGGGTTGACGACGTTGCCGCGGGACTTGGACATCTTCTCGCCATCTTCGCCCAGGATCATGCCCTGGTTGAACAGCCGCAGCATGGGTTCGTCGAAGTCCACCAGCCCGGCATCGCGCATGGCCTTGGTGAAGAAGCGCGTATACAGTAGGTGCATGGTGGCGTGCTCGATGCCGCCGGTGTACTGATCGACGGGCAGCCAGATTTTGCCCTCGGCGGGGTTCCAGGGCGTGTCGTCGGGGCTGAGCGGCTGACCGGTCTTCCAATACGGCGTCAGATAGGCGTACTGGTACCACGATGAGCACAGGAAGGTGTCCATCGTATCGGTCTCGCGCTCGGCGTCGCCGCCGCACTGCGGGCAGGTGACGTAACGGAATTCCTCATGATACTTCAGCGGGCTTTCGCCGGTGGGTTTGAATTGGGCGTCTTCGGGCAGCAGCACCGGCAGGTCGGCATAGGGCACGGGCACAGTGCCGCAGGTGGGGCAGTAGATGATGGGGATGGGCGCGCCCCACATCCGTTGGCGGCTGATCAGCCAGTCGCGCAGGCGGTAGTTGACTTTGCGCTCGCCGGCGGCGTGTTCCACCAACCAGGCGGCAGTGGCGTCGAAGCTGGCCGGCCACGGCGTGCCATCGAACTGGCCGGAGTTGACCATGACACCACCCTCTTTGAAGGTGAAGGCGGCGGGCAGCGCCCAACCGGCTTCCTCGCTCCAGGCGCTGGCTTCGCCAGAGCGGTAGGCGTCCTCGCCGACGATCACGATCGGTGTGGGCAGCCCGAACTTGCGGGCGAACTCGAAGTCGCGTTCGTCGTGCGCCGGCACGCCCATGATGGCGCCGGCGCCGTAGCTCATCAGCACATAGTCGGCGATCCAGATCGGCACCGGCTGGCCGTTGACCGGGTTGATGGCGTAGGCGCCGGTGAAGATGCCGGTCTTTTCGCCCGCTTGCTCCTGGCGCACCAGCTCGCTCTTGCGTTTGGCTTCGGCCACATAGGCCTCGACCGCCTGGCGCTGTTCTGGCGTCGTGATCGGCTCGACCAGGGCGTGTTCGGGGGCCAGCACGGCAAAACTCATGCCGAAGGTGGTGTCGGGGCGGGTGGTGAAGACGCGAAAGCTCAGGCCCTCGTGTCCTTGCACCTTCATCTCGAACTCGACGCCCTCGCTGCGTCCGATCCAGTTGCGCTGCATGGTTTTGACCCGCTCCGGCCAGTCGATCGCGTCCAGCCCGGCCAGCAGTTCATCGGCATAGTTGGTGATGCGGAACTTCCACTGGGCCAGGTTCTTGATGATCACCGGTGTGCCGCAGCGTTCGCAGTGCCGATCCTCGCCCCACACCTGCTCGCGGGCCAGGGTGGTGTTGCAGTGCGGGCAGAAATCGACCGGCGCCTCCTCGCGATAGGCCAGACCCATGTCGTAGAATTTCCTGAAGAACCACTCGGTCCACTGGTAGTAGCCGGGCAGGCAGGAGATGGCCTCGTGCTCCCAGTCGAACATCGTGCCCATCTTCTGCAGTTGCGCCCGCATGGCGGCGATGTTGCCCATCGTCCATGTGTGCGGGTGGGCGCCGTGTTTGATGGCGGCATTCTCGGCCGGCAGGCCGAAGGCGTCGAAGCCGATGGGAAACCAGACGTTGAACCCCTGCATGCGCTTGTAGCGGGCGGCCGCATCCGACGGCGACATGGCGTACCAATGCCCGGTATGAAGATCGCCGCTGGGGTAGGGGAGCATGGTCAGGAAGTACCACTTGGGCGCGGACGAAGCATCATCGCGGCGGTACAGCCCGGTGGCTTGCCACTGCTGCTGCCATTTGGGTTCGATTTGGGCGGGATCGTAGCGGGTGGACATGGGAGGGTTCAGGGAGAGATTGGGGATTGGAGATTGCTAGTGCGTAGTGCGTATTCCGTAAGCTTGCGCGGTAAGCTCGCTTGTGTGTGAGTGTGTATGAAACCTGAGCCAGAGTGAGAAGGGATCACAACTTCTCCATGAAGTCGTCTGGTGAAATCTTGGCCTGTCTCAAGATGCTGCGTAGAGTGCCAACGGCAAGCTCGCGATGTAACGGCACCACGCATCCAACATCGCCGTCTTGTCCTGGTTTCATCAAAATGACGTGGCTGCCGCGTTGTCGAACCTGGACGAACCCAAACCGTTCTAGCGCACGGATAGCTTCGGCGCCCGACACGCGTTGGAGCTTAGGCATAGACGGGTATTTCAGCCTCGAAGGTGGTCAGAAGAGGATGGGTTACATCAGGGAAAGGAAACACTTCCAGGTAAAGCTCGGTGGCTTCCCTCAGATTGAGCAGCGCTTCCTCGATGGTGTAACCCTGGCTAACAGTGCCAACTTCGGGGCAGTCGGCGACGAAGATATCTTCTTCGCGGTGCAAAATGGCTGTGAACATTCGTATCGCCACGGTCAGACCTCCACAAGTTCAGCAAGTGTTCTTTCGGTAATTTTTGGAACGCGGATGCTCTCCGGTCCCGCTGGCGTCAGCAGTCAGATATCCTTCGGTTCGATAATCTCAAGGCTGACTGTTTCTTTGGTCAAGTTCTGACTGGATTCTTGCTCCCTCGGTTGTCATGTGACTGTGGCTGGCTAGCGGTATTCCTCCCGCGGTGGGCAGAAGACCTCGACCAGTTTGGAAGGGGCCAGGAAGCGGGCAGAATGTTGGACATGGCCGGGGATAGCATAGGCACAGCCCGGTTCGGCGATGAAGGTCTCGCCGCCGCAGACGAACTCCACCCGGCCTTCGATCACATACCCGACCTGTTCGTGCGGGTGGCTGTGCAGGGGGATGAACACATCTGCGGCGGCGGTGAATTCACAGAGCATGGCGCGTTCGCCCTCGGCCAAGGTGCGGCGGAACAGGCCAGGGATCATTTCGACAGGGGTGACGTCGTTCGGAATTCGGAACATAATCAGTTATTCGCTCCTTGTCTACTTGTTTCCTTGTCTACTTGCTACGCGCCCGGCCACTCGCCTTCAGCATAGACATAGTCCAGCCAGCCGTGCGGGTCGAGCTTGCCTTCGGTGATGGCGAAGAAGCGTTCCTGGATGGCCTTGGTGATGGGGCCGCGGCTGCCGGAGCCGACGGCGATGCGATCCACCGAACGGACGGGCGTGATCTCGGCGGCGGTGCCGGTGAAGAACAACTCGTCGGCGATGTACAGCATCTCCCGCGTCAGGTAGCCGTATTGCACCTCGTAGCCCAGGTCGCGGGCCAGGGTGATGGCGCA contains:
- a CDS encoding SOS response-associated peptidase, whose protein sequence is MCGRFTLTTPTQDLATLFDLESAPSLEPRYNIAPTQAVAVVRLTPAAQREFTLMRWGLIPSWAKDPGIGNSLINARAETVAEKPSFRSAFKRRRCLIPADGFFEWQKLEKRKQPYFIGLKDYRPFAFAGLWEHWEGGDGSVVDSCTILTTTANERVQMLHDRMPVILQPADYADWLAPTTPVDLLFHLLRPYAAEEMIAFPVSAIVSNPANDLPECVTPLEWS
- a CDS encoding helix-turn-helix domain-containing protein, whose translation is MTKKWPDFAKELEQARGSAHLTQQELADRVGEALKISINQQTVSYWCRGETLPRGRDIFLALCRVLHDAGALPSAAAANRLLRAAEQGALHDDEIGLWLPDLAAERGSETQGQSDRPDHGQKSRGAPDSPDEAWAGRLIASVEHFLQPFARLETRQATGVIIVSTLLLAAAWRFPAQWQNHPLAAALLIPAQWLTNLLLAWPPSSAEHGQSGSEWLWRKLYRLSGVAAGVMVAVGVLFFTGAFVQVIVGFSPARWLSFLVLGAGVIFAYAGGLKVQAGAIQVEDQGFYRRASAQVTLFVFLAQALLPVFFVLAAPQIATGYLVVLSVALALLWPLLRRR
- a CDS encoding AAA family ATPase, translated to MPDFDWRAAIHEALRNYHDLEALQQSQLRQLRLVDALTTDATTPWLTVRATGLAVQTLLDRALAALAATRPQAAALLRQRFLEDLTTQQLHQARGMPISTLNDHQRRAMEMLASIIIRWEAEEEAKTRRRALALMLPAPSYQELVGFEPYLHDLREALDTADASLGQPLFITGLGGIGKTSLTREALLTWLQDERTPVERVAWVAVVQATLWGAEGVQAQRRSYALDQVLSDLGKQIEEPVDALPTNERRLRTLAKRLQEASTIVVIDNIETPDEAQVALTLAENLSPVAQVIITSRRRLELPTGRLISLSELPEPQALRLLALECARLSSCDLTESLGRQIFGAVGGNPLALKLVAAQLALLPAHQILSGFEAATQTAQELFAHIYAISWHLLTPAAQQALLGMFLLPPAGATWEGLRVAASAGALPDDAWLERVIAELTGLNLVQVGHNPDQTPTYSLHRLTYAFLAAQMGMQDPKSLADL
- the leuS gene encoding leucine--tRNA ligase, which gives rise to MSTRYDPAQIEPKWQQQWQATGLYRRDDASSAPKWYFLTMLPYPSGDLHTGHWYAMSPSDAAARYKRMQGFNVWFPIGFDAFGLPAENAAIKHGAHPHTWTMGNIAAMRAQLQKMGTMFDWEHEAISCLPGYYQWTEWFFRKFYDMGLAYREEAPVDFCPHCNTTLAREQVWGEDRHCERCGTPVIIKNLAQWKFRITNYADELLAGLDAIDWPERVKTMQRNWIGRSEGVEFEMKVQGHEGLSFRVFTTRPDTTFGMSFAVLAPEHALVEPITTPEQRQAVEAYVAEAKRKSELVRQEQAGEKTGIFTGAYAINPVNGQPVPIWIADYVLMSYGAGAIMGVPAHDERDFEFARKFGLPTPIVIVGEDAYRSGEASAWSEEAGWALPAAFTFKEGGVMVNSGQFDGTPWPASFDATAAWLVEHAAGERKVNYRLRDWLISRQRMWGAPIPIIYCPTCGTVPVPYADLPVLLPEDAQFKPTGESPLKYHEEFRYVTCPQCGGDAERETDTMDTFLCSSWYQYAYLTPYWKTGQPLSPDDTPWNPAEGKIWLPVDQYTGGIEHATMHLLYTRFFTKAMRDAGLVDFDEPMLRLFNQGMILGEDGEKMSKSRGNVVNPDDYVGKYGADTVRAFLMFIGPWEMGGPWNPRAIEGVQRFLQRVWSLVVDAPAQRSPDTSASSVRALRRAAHQTIQKVTADIEQFKFNTVIAALMGFSNTLVEAKTTPAFGTAAWDEAISTLLLLMAPAMPHISEELWQRIGRPYSIHQQPWPVANPDLAKEDVVEMAVQVNGKVRDRIEVAADLAEADIQATALASAAVQKWLDGKTVRKVIVVPGRTVNIVA
- a CDS encoding type II toxin-antitoxin system HicA family toxin, with amino-acid sequence MPKLQRVSGAEAIRALERFGFVQVRQRGSHVILMKPGQDGDVGCVVPLHRELAVGTLRSILRQAKISPDDFMEKL
- a CDS encoding type II toxin-antitoxin system HicB family antitoxin — its product is MFTAILHREEDIFVADCPEVGTVSQGYTIEEALLNLREATELYLEVFPFPDVTHPLLTTFEAEIPVYA
- a CDS encoding cupin domain-containing protein, which encodes MFRIPNDVTPVEMIPGLFRRTLAEGERAMLCEFTAAADVFIPLHSHPHEQVGYVIEGRVEFVCGGETFIAEPGCAYAIPGHVQHSARFLAPSKLVEVFCPPREEYR